One genomic segment of Catalinimonas alkaloidigena includes these proteins:
- a CDS encoding SusC/RagA family TonB-linked outer membrane protein, producing MQIKPKNKPPQSGRSKWLSMLCLLSLGYMIFVSNSLEAQNLAFSTFKNNNPSEQRSKKLSEFLNELGDTYQIKFVYESGLVDDKVVLESVGAEASEEKQNKSLEERLAEVLKPYQLTYEKVYDNYYIIQRIKDKEEANNLIQKIIDSQAEESGKPDNLAVQQISPQLNAQIKVLEQTISGKVTDENNEGIPGVNIVVKNTSKGTVTDISGNYRLTVSDDASTLVFSSVGYSSEEVEIGGRSVINVQMLPDIQSLSEVVVIGYGTQDKRDVTGAISSVEASEFEGEPISNITQGLQGKVAGVNITSGSGAPGGNMLVRIRGNSSVLGSNDPLYVIDGVPIQASTEGSTNLLSTLNSGDIASIEVLKDASATSIYGSRGSNGVILITTKQGKSGKNLIEFETSMGVREITRQLEMLNSREFAQIANDRNINDGLDPIFNEIDTLANINTDWQDEIFRSGIIQNHTLRFSGGNEKTKFSVSGNYFDEEGIIIGSDFKRGSLRMNLDQELTDKFNLSSRLFISRSVNNEVSDNSILQSALQAPPFFPVKYEDGTYVSGPTLKQFPFSPSTSDNPVAEAVEQLNKRRFDRVLGNVTGSYELMEGLNFNVLLGVDHVGTKRDLYTPRILEAGLPSGNGTKGYFSNTSFLNENTINYDKQIGENDNLNITAGFTWQTEARESLVSSSSGFVNDDLQNEILGAGESFSAPETEYSDWTLISWLARVNYSLNDKYLFTISGRADGSSRFGENNKWGYFPSGAFAWRASDENFIRDNFSQISNLKLRTSYGFSGNQAITPYQTLQQFQDVNMTFGEAPATGFAATNLGNPDLKWETTREFNVGLELGLWEHRLWLNADYYVKNTDDLLAIVNIPPTSGFTSSIQNIGSTRNEGVELQIGADLIRGTNLNWDLSVNASHNSNTVTETAGGQDIIVRAVDINGSANIVREGEPLGAFYGLKTDGLTEDGMFNYVDDNGDGEVNGEDRVILGSPYADLFYGMSTNVSYKNLSLRVSLQGELGKTLWNNNRYLFMNSFHRGANQLKEVFYERWTPQNPDPNAPYPKSTSGLNQEPSDWYLEDASYLRVQNIMLNYSLPVSRLNISALSSASVYLSAQNLITITGYSWYTPDVNNFGTGDLRIGIDQRTYPAARTITLGLKIGL from the coding sequence ATGCAAATCAAACCTAAAAACAAACCTCCCCAATCCGGGAGGAGCAAATGGCTAAGTATGTTGTGTTTACTCAGCTTGGGATATATGATTTTTGTATCCAACAGTCTGGAAGCGCAAAACCTTGCTTTTAGCACTTTCAAAAATAATAATCCGAGTGAACAACGATCCAAAAAGCTTTCTGAATTTTTAAATGAGCTTGGCGACACCTATCAGATAAAATTTGTCTATGAAAGTGGACTGGTAGATGACAAAGTGGTTCTGGAGTCAGTAGGTGCTGAAGCCAGTGAAGAAAAGCAGAATAAAAGTTTAGAGGAACGTCTGGCTGAAGTACTGAAGCCTTATCAGCTAACTTACGAAAAGGTGTACGATAATTACTACATCATTCAGCGTATAAAAGATAAGGAAGAAGCTAACAACCTGATCCAGAAAATCATTGATTCTCAGGCAGAAGAAAGCGGCAAGCCTGATAACTTAGCAGTACAGCAAATTTCCCCTCAGCTAAACGCTCAGATCAAGGTATTAGAGCAGACGATTTCCGGTAAAGTAACCGACGAAAATAACGAAGGAATACCTGGAGTTAATATCGTGGTGAAAAATACAAGTAAAGGTACAGTTACTGATATTAGCGGAAACTATAGGTTAACAGTTAGCGACGATGCCAGCACTTTAGTGTTTTCTTCAGTGGGCTATTCTTCGGAAGAAGTAGAAATTGGCGGACGTTCGGTAATCAATGTTCAGATGTTACCGGATATTCAGTCTTTGTCGGAAGTAGTGGTAATCGGGTACGGTACGCAAGATAAAAGAGATGTAACCGGTGCAATCAGCTCGGTAGAAGCTAGCGAATTTGAAGGAGAACCCATCTCTAACATCACCCAGGGCTTGCAGGGAAAAGTAGCTGGTGTAAACATTACTTCTGGTAGCGGCGCACCCGGAGGAAATATGCTGGTACGTATCCGTGGTAATAGTTCTGTACTGGGTAGCAACGACCCTCTGTATGTAATAGATGGAGTGCCAATTCAGGCGAGCACAGAAGGAAGTACTAATTTGCTCTCTACGCTCAACTCAGGAGATATTGCTTCAATAGAAGTGCTTAAAGATGCATCTGCCACCTCTATTTACGGTTCTCGTGGTAGCAATGGGGTAATCCTGATCACTACCAAGCAAGGTAAAAGTGGAAAAAACCTTATAGAGTTTGAGACCTCAATGGGTGTCAGAGAGATTACCAGGCAGCTGGAAATGCTGAATAGTCGTGAGTTTGCCCAAATTGCCAATGATCGTAATATTAATGATGGACTTGATCCTATCTTTAACGAAATAGATACCCTGGCTAATATAAATACGGATTGGCAGGATGAAATCTTCCGTTCAGGTATCATTCAAAACCATACCCTGAGGTTTTCCGGTGGTAATGAAAAAACAAAGTTCTCAGTGTCTGGTAACTACTTTGACGAAGAAGGAATTATCATAGGGTCTGACTTCAAGAGAGGATCTTTACGGATGAACTTAGATCAGGAACTGACTGATAAATTCAACTTATCGTCTCGTTTGTTTATTTCACGTTCAGTAAACAATGAGGTAAGTGACAACAGCATCTTACAAAGCGCGCTCCAAGCTCCTCCATTTTTCCCTGTAAAATACGAAGACGGAACTTATGTAAGTGGCCCTACGCTCAAACAGTTTCCTTTTAGCCCAAGTACCAGTGACAACCCTGTAGCTGAAGCGGTAGAGCAACTGAATAAAAGAAGGTTTGACCGTGTACTTGGTAATGTAACTGGTAGTTATGAGCTGATGGAAGGGCTTAATTTTAATGTGTTGTTAGGAGTGGACCATGTGGGAACAAAAAGAGACCTGTACACGCCACGTATACTGGAAGCCGGCCTTCCCTCGGGTAACGGGACTAAAGGGTACTTTTCAAATACTTCTTTCCTGAATGAGAATACCATAAACTATGACAAGCAGATCGGCGAGAATGATAATTTAAACATAACAGCAGGATTTACCTGGCAAACAGAAGCCAGAGAATCACTAGTAAGTTCATCTAGCGGCTTTGTAAATGACGACTTGCAAAATGAAATACTAGGTGCCGGAGAGTCCTTTTCTGCTCCCGAAACCGAATATTCTGACTGGACTCTAATTTCATGGCTGGCTAGAGTAAACTACTCGCTTAACGATAAATATTTGTTTACAATTTCTGGTAGAGCGGATGGTTCTTCAAGATTTGGAGAGAATAATAAATGGGGGTATTTTCCTTCTGGTGCCTTTGCCTGGAGAGCTTCTGATGAAAATTTCATCAGGGATAACTTCAGCCAGATTTCTAATCTGAAATTAAGAACCAGCTACGGCTTCTCCGGTAACCAGGCTATTACGCCTTACCAGACGCTACAACAGTTCCAAGATGTTAATATGACTTTTGGTGAAGCACCAGCTACTGGCTTTGCTGCCACTAACCTTGGTAATCCCGACTTAAAATGGGAAACCACGCGTGAATTCAACGTAGGCCTGGAGTTAGGATTGTGGGAACATCGTCTGTGGCTTAATGCTGACTACTATGTAAAAAATACGGATGACCTCCTGGCAATAGTTAACATACCGCCTACTTCTGGTTTTACTTCTAGTATTCAGAATATTGGATCAACACGTAATGAAGGGGTAGAGCTACAAATCGGCGCGGACCTGATCAGAGGAACCAACCTGAACTGGGATCTGAGTGTAAATGCTTCTCATAATAGTAATACTGTTACAGAAACTGCTGGTGGTCAGGACATTATTGTGAGAGCAGTAGACATTAACGGTTCTGCTAATATTGTACGCGAAGGAGAGCCTCTTGGCGCATTCTACGGGTTAAAAACGGATGGCCTTACCGAAGATGGTATGTTCAATTATGTGGATGATAATGGTGATGGAGAGGTTAATGGAGAAGATCGTGTTATTTTGGGAAGCCCTTATGCCGACCTGTTCTATGGTATGTCTACTAATGTAAGTTATAAGAACCTTTCATTACGTGTGTCATTACAGGGAGAATTAGGCAAAACTCTTTGGAATAACAACAGGTACCTATTTATGAATTCATTCCACAGAGGTGCCAACCAGCTTAAGGAGGTATTCTATGAAAGATGGACACCTCAAAACCCTGATCCCAATGCTCCATATCCTAAGTCTACCTCCGGGCTGAATCAGGAGCCATCTGACTGGTACCTGGAAGATGCAAGTTACCTTCGTGTTCAGAACATCATGCTAAATTACAGCCTGCCTGTCTCCAGACTTAATATATCTGCATTGAGTTCTGCCAGTGTTTATTTAAGCGCTCAGAATCTGATTACAATTACAGGTTACAGCTGGTATACCCCTGACGTGAACAACTTTGGCACTGGTGATCTGAGAATTGGTATTGACCAGAGAACATATCCGGCAGCAAGAACGATTACACTAGGTTTAAAAATAGGGCTTTGA
- a CDS encoding RagB/SusD family nutrient uptake outer membrane protein: MKIHTDIYKLCSVFLLTVLLSSCGEELLQEDPRTFLSKETIFTSREGAIAATTGVYSPLKGQNLYGWWLLGNLEMFSDYIYGRGSQSPAGTYQLDATSVIRIGNIWRGGYNVINRANTVIYELEGNDIENVDEELKNRLIGESKFLRALAYFHLVRLFGDVPIRVTPETQDFAIGRSPESEVYDLIIEDLQFGEQNLPASYSASEIGRATKWAASGLLAKVYLTRGQWSEAAAKAKEIMDSNEFSLVEVEVPEDFQQIFGPSVLTHSEEIFSLKHDNIDNYDFQPLWLMHRSGSGYSVGRNAHAWYGNLDSWLGGWVDELDGTDLRAKDWLYNGPEDEKYLSPEIPMLFKKFRDTESEFPSNDFPVLRYAEILLIYAEAETLANGAPTAAAYEAANQIRRRAHGRDLNTADAEIDFAAGLNAEQFQEELLLERAKEFVMEGKRWYDLLRTGKALEVIGNAGAIKANIEERHLKWPIPAEEIDNNEAMSQDNQNPGW; this comes from the coding sequence ATGAAAATACATACTGATATATATAAGCTCTGCTCAGTGTTTCTGCTGACAGTACTATTGTCTTCATGCGGAGAAGAACTTCTGCAGGAAGACCCGCGAACCTTTCTTTCTAAAGAAACTATATTTACTTCCAGAGAGGGAGCAATAGCAGCTACCACTGGTGTTTATAGCCCACTCAAGGGACAGAACCTTTATGGGTGGTGGCTGTTAGGCAATCTGGAAATGTTTTCTGACTATATTTACGGCAGAGGGAGCCAGTCACCTGCCGGAACCTATCAGCTGGATGCTACCAGTGTTATTCGTATAGGTAATATCTGGCGAGGAGGCTATAATGTGATCAATCGTGCCAATACCGTTATTTATGAGCTGGAAGGCAATGATATTGAAAATGTAGATGAAGAGCTCAAAAATCGTTTGATAGGTGAATCCAAATTTTTAAGAGCACTCGCCTATTTCCACCTGGTACGTCTGTTCGGCGATGTGCCGATACGTGTCACTCCAGAGACACAGGACTTTGCCATTGGTCGTTCTCCCGAATCAGAAGTATATGATCTGATTATAGAAGATTTACAATTTGGAGAGCAGAATCTGCCGGCAAGTTACTCTGCTTCAGAAATAGGCAGAGCTACCAAATGGGCGGCAAGTGGACTGCTGGCTAAAGTCTATCTTACCCGTGGACAGTGGAGTGAGGCAGCTGCTAAAGCTAAAGAAATCATGGACTCCAATGAGTTCAGCCTGGTAGAGGTTGAAGTGCCTGAAGATTTTCAGCAAATCTTTGGCCCGAGTGTACTTACGCATTCAGAGGAGATATTTTCTTTAAAGCACGATAATATTGACAATTATGACTTTCAGCCTCTTTGGTTAATGCATCGTTCAGGCTCAGGCTATTCGGTAGGAAGAAATGCACATGCCTGGTACGGTAATCTGGACTCCTGGTTAGGCGGATGGGTAGATGAGCTGGATGGCACTGACCTCAGAGCAAAAGACTGGTTGTATAACGGCCCGGAGGATGAGAAGTACCTGAGTCCTGAAATTCCTATGCTCTTTAAGAAGTTCAGAGACACTGAGTCTGAGTTTCCCAGCAATGACTTTCCGGTACTTCGCTATGCAGAAATTCTTTTAATTTATGCGGAAGCTGAAACTTTGGCCAATGGCGCACCTACCGCTGCTGCTTACGAGGCTGCTAACCAAATCAGAAGAAGAGCACATGGCAGAGACCTGAATACCGCTGATGCTGAGATAGACTTTGCAGCAGGCTTAAATGCTGAGCAGTTTCAGGAAGAACTATTGCTGGAGAGAGCTAAGGAGTTTGTGATGGAGGGTAAAAGATGGTATGACCTGCTGCGTACTGGTAAAGCGCTGGAAGTAATTGGTAATGCAGGGGCCATAAAAGCCAATATTGAGGAAAGACACCTGAAATGGCCTATCCCGGCAGAAGAGATTGACAATAATGAAGCCATGAGTCAGGATAACCAGAATCCCGGATGGTAA
- a CDS encoding sulfatase family protein gives MNNFLKLKAPSLGWLTALILIFCIHLPSKAQKSSKPNVLIILADDMGYGDLQSFNDESLVPTPNLDQLASEGIRLTDAYCPVSVCSPSRYALMTGTYPWRSRKKKGVMANYEPSMIESSQLTLPEMLQQAGYHTAGFGKWHLGTSFPTLDGEKPAGYGKFKAENNGANLDLSKPVHDGPLDHGFDRWLGFSCASECWILDDNEIMGAIGHDLYTIESTPNKDHIKEIPLEDYLPYITEHSISYLEDYAKSEQDKPFFLYYAPYVPHIPLSVSQEFRGKTPAGLYGDYVHELDHYVGKVLKQLDDLDLSDNTIIIFASDNGSQFKGTSKKMDMTSASNSPADNKGEVEDKDAHQPNGKLRGTKWTPWEGGVRTPVIARWPGQFPEGAVSSELFALNDVIATLAAIIEYPLSSDQAVDSYDLLPVLKGEKKQLRKEVVIQASDGTLGLRSGDWKYIGDGRFKTRSKQNTKGELYNLSEDISEANNLYKEQSALAKQLEERLGEIIRSQNSNR, from the coding sequence ATGAACAACTTTCTGAAGCTAAAAGCACCATCTTTAGGATGGCTGACAGCACTTATCCTGATTTTTTGCATACACTTACCTTCCAAAGCACAGAAAAGTTCTAAGCCCAATGTGCTGATCATTTTAGCAGATGACATGGGGTATGGCGATTTGCAATCATTCAATGATGAATCTTTAGTGCCTACCCCCAATCTGGATCAACTGGCCTCAGAAGGTATTCGCCTTACCGATGCCTATTGCCCGGTATCTGTATGTTCACCCTCTCGCTATGCCCTCATGACGGGTACCTACCCCTGGAGAAGCAGAAAGAAAAAAGGGGTGATGGCCAACTATGAACCTTCCATGATAGAATCCAGCCAGCTTACTTTACCCGAGATGCTTCAGCAGGCAGGTTATCATACGGCAGGTTTTGGCAAATGGCATCTGGGTACATCATTTCCTACCCTGGACGGAGAAAAACCTGCTGGCTACGGTAAGTTTAAGGCAGAAAATAATGGAGCAAACTTAGATCTGAGCAAACCGGTACACGATGGTCCACTGGATCATGGCTTTGACCGTTGGTTAGGTTTTAGCTGTGCCAGTGAATGCTGGATACTGGACGATAACGAAATTATGGGAGCTATCGGACACGATTTGTACACCATTGAGTCTACCCCAAATAAAGATCACATTAAAGAAATACCCTTAGAAGATTACCTGCCCTACATTACTGAGCATTCTATCTCATACCTGGAAGATTACGCAAAAAGTGAGCAGGACAAGCCTTTCTTTCTTTATTATGCGCCCTATGTGCCGCATATACCCTTATCAGTTAGTCAGGAGTTCAGAGGCAAAACACCAGCCGGTTTATATGGAGACTATGTGCATGAGTTGGATCACTATGTAGGTAAGGTCTTGAAGCAACTGGATGATCTGGATCTTTCCGACAATACCATTATCATATTTGCCAGTGACAATGGCTCACAGTTTAAAGGTACCAGCAAAAAAATGGATATGACTTCTGCCAGCAATAGCCCGGCAGATAACAAAGGAGAAGTTGAAGACAAAGACGCCCATCAGCCGAATGGTAAACTCAGAGGCACCAAATGGACCCCCTGGGAAGGTGGGGTAAGAACACCTGTAATCGCTCGCTGGCCCGGTCAGTTTCCTGAAGGTGCGGTAAGCTCCGAGCTTTTTGCTCTCAATGATGTAATCGCTACACTGGCAGCTATTATTGAATACCCTTTGTCATCAGATCAGGCAGTGGATAGTTATGATCTATTGCCCGTGCTGAAAGGAGAAAAAAAACAACTTAGAAAAGAGGTAGTAATTCAAGCCAGCGATGGTACACTGGGCCTCCGGTCAGGAGACTGGAAATATATTGGAGATGGTAGGTTCAAAACCCGCTCTAAGCAAAATACGAAAGGAGAGCTTTACAATTTGTCGGAAGATATATCAGAAGCTAACAACTTATACAAAGAACAGTCAGCACTAGCAAAACAACTTGAAGAACGACTTGGCGAAATTATCAGAAGCCAGAATAGCAATCGTTAA
- a CDS encoding FAD-dependent oxidoreductase, which produces MIHSALKQILCFALFITALYACNSPTAEKQEEKGETYNADVIVYGGTSAAVTAAVQVARMGKSVIMVSPDTHLGGLSSGGLGFTDTGKKEVIGGLSREFYHRVYQEYQKEDSWKWQKKEEYGNVGQGTPAIDGENRTMWIFEPHVAEKVFEDFVKEYDIQVYRDEWLNREGGVTKETGRITSFETLSGKLFQGDMFIDATYEGDLMAEADVSYHVGREANSMYDEEWNGVQTNVFHHGHHFKSDIDPYVVPGDSTSGLLPYISSEAPGEKGSGDDKIQAYCFRMCLSNHPDNRVPFPQPEGYDPANYELLARVYDAGWNETFNKFDAIPNRKTDTNNHGPFSTDFIGMNYDYPEASYERRKEIIKEHEDYQKGLMYYLANNENVPEDVREEMSQWGLAKDEFTDNGNWPHQIYVREARRMQGAYVMSEQDVLIKKEVPKPVGMGSYALDSHNTQRYITEEGYVQNEGDIGVKPPEPYSIAYESLVPKKEECENLLVPVCVSSSHIAFGSIRMEPVFMILGQSAAAAAVLALENEVAVQELDYEILKKQLLEDEQKLTLEDSQLASK; this is translated from the coding sequence ATGATACACTCAGCACTTAAGCAAATCTTATGTTTTGCACTATTCATAACGGCATTATATGCCTGCAATAGCCCTACCGCAGAAAAACAGGAGGAAAAAGGTGAAACTTACAATGCAGACGTCATCGTTTATGGTGGTACGTCTGCGGCAGTAACAGCAGCGGTACAGGTAGCTCGTATGGGCAAATCAGTAATTATGGTTTCACCGGATACCCATCTGGGAGGTTTGTCTTCGGGTGGCCTGGGATTTACTGATACCGGTAAAAAAGAGGTGATAGGGGGGTTATCCCGTGAGTTTTATCACAGAGTTTACCAGGAGTACCAGAAAGAGGACAGCTGGAAGTGGCAGAAGAAAGAAGAGTATGGAAATGTAGGTCAGGGTACGCCAGCCATTGATGGTGAAAACAGAACCATGTGGATTTTCGAGCCGCACGTAGCTGAAAAAGTATTTGAAGATTTTGTAAAAGAGTATGACATTCAGGTTTATCGTGATGAATGGCTCAACCGTGAAGGAGGGGTAACTAAAGAGACTGGAAGAATTACCAGCTTTGAAACCCTGAGCGGAAAACTATTTCAGGGCGATATGTTTATTGACGCTACCTACGAGGGCGACCTAATGGCAGAAGCTGATGTAAGCTATCATGTAGGTAGAGAAGCAAACAGTATGTATGATGAAGAATGGAATGGCGTGCAGACAAACGTCTTTCATCATGGACATCATTTTAAGTCTGACATAGATCCTTATGTAGTTCCCGGTGATTCTACTTCTGGCCTGCTGCCTTATATCTCTTCTGAGGCTCCCGGTGAAAAAGGCTCAGGCGATGACAAAATACAGGCATATTGCTTTCGTATGTGCTTATCCAACCATCCTGATAATAGAGTTCCTTTCCCCCAGCCTGAAGGTTATGATCCGGCCAACTACGAATTACTGGCCAGAGTATATGATGCGGGCTGGAACGAAACATTCAATAAGTTTGATGCCATCCCTAATCGTAAAACAGATACTAACAATCATGGTCCCTTTAGTACGGACTTTATTGGTATGAACTACGATTATCCTGAGGCTTCATACGAAAGAAGAAAAGAAATTATCAAAGAGCATGAAGATTACCAAAAAGGCTTAATGTACTACCTGGCCAATAATGAAAATGTGCCTGAAGATGTAAGGGAAGAAATGAGCCAATGGGGTCTTGCTAAAGATGAGTTTACTGATAATGGCAACTGGCCGCATCAAATCTATGTGCGGGAAGCCAGAAGAATGCAGGGTGCTTACGTAATGAGCGAGCAAGATGTGTTAATAAAAAAGGAAGTCCCTAAACCTGTAGGTATGGGCTCATATGCTTTAGATTCACATAATACCCAACGTTATATAACTGAAGAAGGCTATGTACAGAATGAAGGAGATATAGGCGTAAAGCCTCCTGAGCCATACAGCATTGCCTATGAGTCATTAGTACCTAAGAAAGAAGAGTGTGAAAACCTGCTGGTACCTGTTTGTGTTTCCAGCTCTCATATTGCTTTTGGTTCTATTCGTATGGAGCCTGTGTTTATGATTTTGGGTCAGAGCGCAGCTGCTGCGGCAGTACTGGCACTGGAGAATGAGGTAGCGGTGCAGGAGCTGGACTATGAAATACTGAAAAAGCAGTTATTAGAGGACGAACAAAAGCTTACTTTAGAAGACAGTCAACTTGCCAGTAAATAA
- a CDS encoding FAD-dependent oxidoreductase — protein sequence MKLVKIFFLSLLGVLTLACNTPQKAQENTAQTYDIVIYGATSGGIAAAIQASRMDKSVILIEPYLRIGGMTTGGLGQTDIGNKSAIGGISREFYQNIRKYYEDPANWEWQDRQAYQDGGQTRTEEGENAMWTFEPSAALDVYEEMIAAENIELVKGKKLNREDGVTKEGARITAIEMEDGTTYSGKMFIDATYEGDLMAAAGLSYYVGREPNSMYGETYNGVQMLEGHQFPDGVDPYVTPGDPDSGLLWGISDASLAAQGSGDDLVQAYNFRICLTNDEENRIPVTKPENYDSSHYELLARLFEAQPDMRRINQYFIWSLMPNDKTDINNRGGFSTDMINWSHDYPEATYAERDSIIKAHEDYTKGLLYFYATDPRVPAVLQEEVSQWGYPKDEYQENGNWSPQLYVREARRLIGEYVMTQANCVGEEEIDDPVGLAAYTMDSHNCQRIVTGENGDFQVKNEGNVEVGGFPPYPISYRSIIPKQEEATNLLVPVCLSASHIAFGSIRMEPVFMVLGQSAATAAAQAIDADVPVQEIDYNALKNTLEEDQQRLKHEG from the coding sequence ATGAAATTGGTCAAAATATTTTTTCTTTCCTTATTAGGTGTACTTACGCTAGCCTGTAATACACCTCAGAAAGCGCAGGAGAACACTGCTCAAACTTATGATATTGTCATCTATGGGGCTACTTCCGGAGGTATAGCTGCCGCTATTCAGGCTTCCCGCATGGATAAATCGGTCATTTTAATTGAGCCATACTTAAGAATAGGAGGAATGACTACCGGTGGTTTGGGACAAACCGATATCGGAAATAAAAGTGCCATTGGAGGTATTTCCCGAGAGTTTTACCAGAACATCCGCAAGTATTACGAGGACCCGGCAAACTGGGAATGGCAGGACAGGCAGGCTTATCAGGACGGCGGACAAACCCGCACCGAGGAAGGAGAAAATGCCATGTGGACTTTTGAGCCTTCGGCGGCCCTTGATGTGTATGAAGAAATGATCGCAGCTGAAAATATTGAGCTGGTAAAAGGCAAAAAGCTGAACCGGGAAGATGGCGTGACTAAAGAAGGTGCCCGCATTACTGCCATTGAAATGGAAGACGGGACGACTTACAGCGGAAAAATGTTTATTGACGCTACTTATGAAGGCGATCTGATGGCTGCTGCCGGACTGAGTTATTATGTAGGACGTGAGCCAAACAGCATGTACGGAGAGACTTATAATGGAGTCCAGATGCTGGAAGGGCATCAATTTCCGGATGGCGTTGATCCCTATGTCACTCCCGGGGATCCGGATAGTGGCTTGCTTTGGGGCATCAGCGATGCATCGCTGGCAGCGCAGGGAAGTGGTGACGATCTGGTACAAGCCTACAATTTCCGCATCTGCCTGACCAATGATGAGGAAAACAGGATTCCTGTCACCAAGCCTGAAAATTATGATAGCAGCCACTATGAGTTGCTGGCTCGTCTTTTTGAAGCACAGCCCGATATGAGGCGTATCAACCAGTACTTTATCTGGAGCCTGATGCCCAATGACAAAACGGATATTAACAACCGGGGAGGCTTCTCCACTGATATGATCAACTGGAGCCATGACTATCCTGAAGCCACCTATGCCGAGCGTGATTCCATCATCAAAGCACATGAGGATTATACCAAAGGCTTACTCTATTTTTACGCCACTGACCCTCGTGTTCCCGCTGTACTGCAGGAAGAAGTAAGTCAGTGGGGATACCCTAAAGATGAGTATCAGGAAAATGGCAACTGGTCGCCACAGCTCTATGTGCGGGAAGCCCGCAGGTTAATCGGTGAATATGTGATGACCCAGGCCAACTGCGTTGGCGAAGAAGAAATTGATGATCCGGTAGGTTTGGCAGCCTATACCATGGATTCGCATAACTGCCAGCGAATCGTGACTGGTGAAAACGGAGATTTTCAGGTAAAAAATGAAGGGAATGTGGAAGTTGGTGGTTTTCCACCTTATCCAATTTCTTATCGCTCCATCATTCCCAAGCAGGAAGAAGCTACCAATCTGCTGGTGCCGGTCTGTTTATCTGCCAGCCATATTGCTTTTGGCTCCATTCGTATGGAACCAGTATTCATGGTGCTGGGCCAGTCTGCTGCAACTGCTGCCGCGCAGGCAATAGATGCGGACGTGCCAGTACAGGAAATAGACTATAATGCTTTAAAAAATACATTGGAAGAAGACCAGCAGCGATTGAAACATGAGGGGTAA